A window from Streptomyces subrutilus encodes these proteins:
- a CDS encoding RNB domain-containing ribonuclease: MPRRRMHMTGADGAALRAALRELRTKLDVPEEFGAEALAEAERAAGDPRLPELDATDLPLFTVDPPASVDLDQAVHLAKRSGGGYRVHYAIADVAAFVSPGGALDTAAHQRVSTLYFPDEKVPLHPPVLSEDAASLLPDRTRPALLWRLDLDADGRVEATDVRRALVRSRAKLDYAGVQRAIDSGTAEEPLALLREVGRLREALERERGGISLNVPEQEIVEHDGGYRLVYRAPLPAEGWNAQVSLMTGMAAADLMLAAGTGILRTLPTAPAGAVGRLRRAARALRIDWPHHVPYAELVRSLDPHRPDHAAFLQECTALLRGAGYTVFTGGYTPDPVVHAAVAAPYAHCTAPLRRLVDRYAGELCLAAAAGAGVPEWVVSALAALPKEMAEGTRRANTAERESVDLVEAALLKDRVGDTFEATVIEVRDREPLVGTVHLEDPAVVGRVESPAGRPLPLGERIRVRLTQADPGTAKVLFAPA, translated from the coding sequence ATGCCACGCCGTCGTATGCACATGACCGGCGCAGACGGGGCTGCCCTGCGGGCCGCGCTGCGTGAACTGCGGACGAAGCTGGACGTGCCGGAGGAGTTCGGGGCCGAGGCCCTCGCCGAGGCCGAGCGGGCCGCCGGCGACCCCCGGCTGCCGGAGCTCGACGCCACCGACCTCCCGCTCTTCACCGTGGACCCGCCGGCCTCGGTCGACCTCGACCAGGCCGTGCACCTGGCGAAACGGTCCGGCGGCGGCTACCGCGTGCACTACGCCATCGCCGACGTCGCCGCCTTCGTCTCCCCCGGCGGCGCCCTCGACACGGCCGCCCACCAGCGCGTCAGCACCCTCTACTTCCCCGACGAGAAGGTCCCGCTGCACCCGCCCGTCCTGTCGGAGGACGCGGCGAGCCTGCTGCCCGACCGGACCCGACCGGCGCTGCTGTGGCGCCTGGACCTGGACGCGGACGGCCGGGTCGAGGCCACCGACGTCCGCCGGGCCCTGGTCCGCAGCCGGGCCAAGCTGGACTACGCGGGCGTGCAGCGGGCGATCGACAGCGGCACGGCCGAGGAGCCGCTCGCCCTGCTCCGGGAGGTCGGCCGGCTCCGCGAGGCCCTGGAGCGCGAGCGCGGCGGCATCTCGCTGAACGTCCCCGAGCAGGAGATCGTCGAGCACGACGGCGGCTACCGGCTCGTCTACCGGGCCCCGTTGCCCGCCGAGGGCTGGAACGCCCAGGTCTCCCTCATGACCGGCATGGCCGCCGCCGACCTGATGCTCGCCGCCGGGACCGGAATCCTGCGCACCCTGCCCACCGCGCCCGCCGGCGCCGTCGGGCGGCTGCGGCGGGCGGCGCGGGCGCTGCGGATCGACTGGCCGCACCACGTCCCGTACGCCGAGCTCGTCCGCTCCCTCGATCCGCACCGCCCCGACCACGCCGCCTTCCTCCAGGAGTGCACGGCGCTGCTGCGGGGCGCCGGCTACACCGTCTTCACCGGCGGCTACACCCCCGATCCGGTGGTGCACGCCGCGGTGGCCGCCCCGTACGCCCACTGCACCGCGCCGCTGCGCCGGCTCGTGGACCGCTACGCCGGCGAACTGTGCCTGGCCGCCGCCGCGGGCGCCGGGGTTCCGGAGTGGGTGGTGTCGGCGCTGGCCGCGCTCCCCAAGGAGATGGCGGAGGGCACCCGGCGGGCGAACACCGCCGAGCGCGAGTCCGTGGACCTGGTCGAGGCCGCCCTCCTCAAGGACCGCGTCGGGGACACCTTCGAGGCCACGGTGATCGAGGTCCGCGACCGGGAGCCGCTGGTGGGCACCGTCCATCTGGAGGATCCTGCGGTGGTCGGCCGCGTCGAGTCCCCCGCCGGGCGGCCGCTGCCGCTGGGCGAGCGCATCCGGGTCCGGCTGACGCAGGCGGACCCGGGCACGGCCAAGGTGCTGTTCGCCCCCGCCTGA
- the yaaA gene encoding peroxide stress protein YaaA — protein MLVLLPPSEGKAAGGSGAPLEPQTLSLPGLAPARARVLEELLDLCAGDELKAREVLGLSEGLRAEVAKNAALRSAPARPAAETYTGVLYDALGLAALTPAARELADATLLVFSGLWGAVRTTDRIPSYRCSMGVKLPGLGALGAYWRGPMAEVMPQAAGDGLVLDLRSSAYAAAWKPKGEVAGRTATVRVLHAQWVDGVEKRSVVSHFNKATKGRLVRDLLLAGAVPAGPAELVTALRDLGYTVEAEAPAKSGRAWSLDVVVTQIHH, from the coding sequence GTGCTCGTGCTGCTGCCGCCGTCCGAGGGAAAGGCCGCCGGCGGCTCCGGCGCGCCGCTGGAGCCGCAGACGCTGTCGCTGCCGGGACTGGCCCCGGCCCGTGCGCGGGTGCTGGAGGAACTGCTCGACCTGTGCGCGGGCGACGAGCTGAAGGCGCGCGAGGTGCTGGGCCTGAGCGAGGGGCTGCGCGCCGAGGTCGCCAAGAACGCCGCGCTGCGCTCGGCGCCGGCCCGGCCGGCGGCCGAGACGTACACCGGCGTGCTCTACGACGCCCTCGGCCTGGCCGCCCTGACCCCGGCCGCCCGTGAGCTCGCGGACGCCACCCTGCTCGTCTTCTCGGGCCTGTGGGGCGCGGTCCGCACCACCGACCGCATCCCCTCCTACCGCTGCTCGATGGGTGTCAAGCTGCCCGGCCTCGGGGCGCTCGGCGCGTACTGGCGCGGGCCGATGGCCGAGGTGATGCCGCAGGCCGCCGGGGACGGGCTGGTCCTGGACCTGCGCTCGTCGGCGTACGCGGCGGCGTGGAAGCCCAAGGGGGAGGTGGCCGGGCGGACGGCGACGGTGCGGGTGCTGCACGCGCAGTGGGTCGACGGGGTCGAGAAGCGGTCGGTGGTGAGCCACTTCAACAAGGCGACCAAGGGCCGGCTGGTCCGGGACCTGCTGCTCGCCGGCGCGGTGCCGGCCGGACCGGCGGAGCTGGTGACGGCCCTGCGGGACCTGGGCTACACCGTCGAGGCCGAGGCCCCCGCGAAGAGCGGCAGGGCGTGGTCGCTGGACGTGGTCGTGACGCAGATCCACCACTGA
- a CDS encoding bifunctional DNA primase/polymerase yields the protein MGSESGRVTRGEQSRMSQWLRRRQKPAAEDPAREREALLLAVAAAGLPLAPAAHPAGYRCSCDRIGCPTPARHPVSFAWQTQSTTDRAQVERWARNQPQANFVTATGMVHDVLDVPLEAGASALARLLEAGIEVGPVAESGGTGDQARMLFFTATRGTPEDEDEWWPCELDCHPETMDEHPGLRWHCRGSYVLVPPAALPGDQAVTWVRGMEHPLPDPLTLLETLTDACARYAGSSAQTPAAVAWPLGR from the coding sequence ATGGGGTCCGAGTCCGGCCGCGTCACGCGCGGCGAGCAGAGCAGGATGTCCCAGTGGCTGCGCCGGCGGCAGAAGCCCGCCGCCGAGGATCCCGCGCGCGAGCGCGAGGCGCTCCTCCTGGCCGTCGCCGCCGCCGGGCTGCCGCTCGCCCCCGCCGCCCATCCCGCCGGCTACCGGTGCTCGTGCGACCGGATCGGCTGTCCGACGCCCGCCCGCCACCCCGTCTCCTTCGCCTGGCAGACCCAGTCCACCACCGACCGCGCCCAGGTCGAGCGGTGGGCGCGCAACCAGCCCCAGGCCAACTTCGTCACCGCTACCGGCATGGTGCACGACGTGCTCGACGTGCCCCTGGAAGCCGGTGCGAGCGCCTTGGCCCGGCTGCTGGAGGCCGGGATCGAGGTCGGTCCGGTCGCCGAGTCGGGCGGCACGGGCGACCAGGCCCGGATGCTGTTCTTCACCGCCACCCGGGGCACCCCGGAGGACGAGGACGAGTGGTGGCCCTGCGAACTGGACTGCCACCCCGAGACGATGGACGAGCACCCGGGCCTGCGCTGGCACTGCCGCGGCAGCTACGTCCTGGTCCCGCCCGCGGCCCTGCCCGGTGACCAGGCCGTCACCTGGGTGCGCGGCATGGAGCACCCGCTGCCGGACCCGCTGACCCTGCTGGAGACCCTGACCGACGCCTGCGCCCGGTACGCGGGCAGCTCGGCCCAGACCCCGGCGGCCGTCGCCTGGCCCCTGGGCCGCTGA
- a CDS encoding TetR/AcrR family transcriptional regulator — MPKPPDPARRSDRSRRAILDAALALVGEVGYNRLTVEAIAARAGVGKQTIYRWWPSKAAVLLDASLALSGDAGAGSGWTGFPDTGDLAADLKYVLRATVDEFNDEKYEAPARALTAAGAADPELGARFTERVLEPQLALYEARLRTARDAGQLAPDTDLRLTVEMLLGPLTYRWLLRTAPLTHAYTDAVVDGVLAGVAKVTAG, encoded by the coding sequence ATGCCCAAGCCTCCCGACCCCGCGCGCCGCAGCGACCGATCCCGGCGCGCCATCCTCGACGCCGCCCTCGCCCTGGTCGGGGAGGTGGGCTACAACCGGCTGACCGTCGAGGCCATCGCCGCCCGCGCCGGGGTCGGCAAGCAGACCATCTACCGCTGGTGGCCGTCGAAGGCCGCCGTCCTGCTGGACGCCTCGCTGGCCCTGTCCGGGGACGCCGGGGCCGGGTCCGGCTGGACCGGCTTCCCGGACACCGGGGACCTGGCCGCCGACCTCAAGTACGTGCTGCGGGCGACGGTGGACGAGTTCAACGACGAGAAGTACGAGGCTCCCGCGCGCGCCCTGACGGCGGCCGGGGCCGCCGATCCCGAGCTCGGCGCCCGCTTCACCGAACGGGTGCTGGAGCCGCAGCTCGCCCTGTACGAGGCACGGTTGCGCACGGCCCGGGACGCGGGTCAGCTGGCGCCGGATACCGATCTGCGCCTGACGGTGGAGATGCTCCTCGGTCCGTTGACGTACCGCTGGCTGCTGCGCACCGCCCCCCTCACGCACGCGTACACCGACGCCGTCGTGGACGGGGTGCTGGCCGGGGTGGCCAAGGTCACCGCGGGCTGA
- the ddaH gene encoding dimethylargininase produces MRDVSSPAGPVNHPISSLRAPPLRRDDSLHTRREAGRESREEPSLRRDATPRRYLMCPPAHFKVTYSINPWMDPTKPVDLPLALAQWEDLRDRYRALGHTVETLVPDPALPDMVFAANGALVVDGRVLGARFAHRERAAEAAIHLAWFRERGYREVLEPSHVNEAEGDFAVTASYLLAGRGFRSSPLSHAEAQEFFGRPVIGLDLVDPRYYHLDTALSVLDGDEVMYYPDAFSPGSRAVLRRLFPDALIADGQDAAALGLNAVSDGRHVLLPQAATGLLAPLRDRGFEPVPMDLGELLKGGGSVKCCTQELRP; encoded by the coding sequence ATGCGAGACGTCTCGTCTCCCGCGGGTCCGGTAAACCACCCGATCAGTTCACTGCGCGCGCCCCCCTTGAGGAGAGACGATTCTCTCCACACCCGTCGCGAGGCGGGTCGTGAAAGTCGTGAGGAGCCTTCTTTGCGCAGAGACGCCACACCCCGGCGCTACCTGATGTGCCCACCCGCACACTTCAAGGTCACCTACTCCATCAACCCGTGGATGGATCCCACGAAACCGGTGGACCTCCCGCTGGCGCTCGCCCAGTGGGAAGACCTGAGAGACCGCTACCGCGCGCTCGGCCACACCGTCGAGACCCTCGTACCGGACCCCGCCCTGCCCGACATGGTCTTCGCCGCGAACGGGGCCCTCGTCGTCGACGGCCGGGTGCTCGGCGCCCGGTTCGCCCACCGGGAGCGGGCCGCCGAGGCGGCGATCCACCTGGCCTGGTTCCGGGAACGCGGATACCGGGAGGTCCTCGAACCCTCCCACGTCAACGAGGCGGAGGGCGACTTCGCCGTCACCGCCTCCTACCTGCTGGCCGGCCGGGGCTTCCGGTCCAGCCCGCTCTCGCACGCCGAGGCGCAGGAGTTCTTCGGCCGGCCCGTCATCGGCCTGGACCTCGTCGACCCGCGCTACTACCACCTGGACACGGCGCTCAGCGTCCTCGACGGCGACGAGGTCATGTACTACCCGGACGCGTTCTCGCCGGGCAGCCGGGCCGTGCTCCGGCGCCTGTTCCCCGACGCCCTGATCGCGGACGGACAGGACGCGGCGGCGCTCGGCCTCAACGCCGTCAGCGACGGCCGGCACGTCCTGCTCCCCCAGGCGGCCACCGGCCTCCTGGCACCCCTGCGCGACCGGGGCTTCGAACCGGTCCCGATGGACCTGGGGGAGCTGCTCAAGGGCGGCGGCAGCGTGAAGTGCTGCACGCAGGAGCTGCGGCCCTAG
- a CDS encoding small ribosomal subunit Rsm22 family protein: MNASAPTTAETLRSTLGRLLDGLPPKQASAAVERLIASYRGQTPTDAPVLRDRSDVVAYAAYRMPATFEAVRAALDGLAQAAPDWVPGSHVDVGGGTGAATWAVDATWDGPRETAVLDWAEPALALGEELAAASASPALRSAGWRRAVIGSGLALPDADLVTVSYVLGELTAQARTAVVAEAARAGRAVVLIEPGTPEGYLRIREAREQLIAAGLRVAAPCPHDGTCPIEVGQDWCHFSARVSRSSLHRQVKGGSLAYEDEKFSYVAAARFPVEPVPARITRRPQIRKGLVLLDLCGPPEAGAGPETGLTRATVTKRHGALYKAARDADWGRQWPPAE; the protein is encoded by the coding sequence GTGAACGCCTCCGCCCCCACCACCGCCGAGACCCTCCGCAGCACGCTCGGCCGGCTGCTCGACGGGCTCCCGCCCAAGCAGGCCTCGGCCGCCGTCGAACGGCTCATCGCCAGCTACCGGGGGCAGACCCCGACCGACGCGCCCGTCCTGCGCGACCGCTCCGACGTGGTGGCGTACGCGGCGTACCGGATGCCCGCCACCTTCGAGGCGGTGCGCGCGGCCCTGGACGGCCTCGCGCAGGCGGCTCCCGACTGGGTGCCGGGCTCGCACGTGGACGTGGGCGGCGGCACGGGGGCCGCGACCTGGGCGGTGGACGCCACCTGGGACGGACCCCGCGAGACCGCGGTGCTGGACTGGGCGGAGCCGGCCCTCGCCCTCGGCGAGGAGCTCGCGGCCGCCTCCGCCTCCCCGGCTCTGCGCAGCGCGGGCTGGCGGCGGGCCGTCATCGGCTCCGGCCTGGCCCTGCCCGACGCCGACCTGGTGACGGTGTCGTACGTACTGGGCGAGCTGACCGCGCAGGCCCGTACGGCCGTGGTGGCCGAGGCGGCCCGGGCGGGCCGCGCCGTGGTGCTGATCGAGCCGGGCACGCCGGAGGGGTACCTGCGCATCCGCGAGGCGCGCGAGCAGCTGATCGCGGCCGGGCTGCGGGTGGCCGCACCGTGCCCGCACGACGGGACCTGCCCGATCGAGGTGGGCCAGGACTGGTGCCACTTCTCGGCGCGGGTCAGCCGGTCCTCGCTGCACCGGCAGGTCAAGGGCGGCTCCCTGGCCTACGAGGACGAGAAGTTCAGCTACGTCGCCGCGGCCCGCTTCCCGGTGGAGCCGGTGCCCGCGCGGATCACGCGCAGGCCGCAGATCCGCAAGGGCCTGGTCCTGCTGGACCTGTGCGGCCCGCCGGAGGCCGGGGCGGGCCCGGAGACGGGGCTGACCCGGGCCACCGTGACCAAGCGCCACGGCGCCCTCTACAAGGCGGCGCGGGACGCCGACTGGGGCCGGCAGTGGCCGCCGGCCGAGTAG
- a CDS encoding DUF4232 domain-containing protein — protein MSGNRRKALLVSAALVGGALLMTACQSAGAATDTGAAQGAPAAAPSAPSAAPADAAAAPAGAPATGGNQGSANRAPKGAAKGSDASAKGTGGAGSGADTGAGGRQPVRQSCAASDIAWSTRSESQAGGYVLIIAKAKPGVTCVLPGTFPIVAFGSDGTEAGPAEHSVGEPITLSGNTAAYAGVNPKTTREDGGRELDFLVVAVDSDDPAPVSLPVGALTVDKPVVTNWHTAPKDAVPLG, from the coding sequence ATGTCCGGCAACCGTCGCAAGGCCCTCCTCGTCTCCGCCGCCCTCGTCGGCGGCGCCCTGCTGATGACGGCGTGCCAGAGCGCGGGTGCGGCCACGGACACCGGCGCCGCGCAGGGCGCTCCGGCCGCGGCCCCCTCCGCCCCGTCCGCCGCTCCCGCCGACGCCGCGGCCGCACCCGCCGGCGCCCCGGCCACGGGCGGCAACCAGGGCTCCGCGAACCGTGCGCCGAAGGGTGCGGCCAAGGGCTCCGACGCGTCGGCCAAGGGCACCGGCGGGGCCGGTTCCGGCGCCGACACCGGCGCGGGCGGGCGGCAGCCGGTCCGGCAGTCCTGCGCCGCGAGCGACATCGCGTGGAGCACCCGGTCCGAATCCCAGGCCGGCGGCTACGTCCTGATCATCGCGAAGGCGAAGCCGGGCGTCACCTGCGTCCTGCCGGGCACGTTCCCGATCGTGGCGTTCGGTTCCGACGGCACCGAGGCGGGCCCCGCGGAGCACTCGGTCGGCGAGCCGATCACGCTGAGCGGGAACACCGCCGCCTACGCCGGGGTCAACCCGAAGACGACCCGCGAGGACGGCGGCCGGGAACTCGACTTCCTCGTCGTCGCCGTCGACAGCGACGACCCCGCCCCAGTGTCCCTGCCGGTCGGTGCCCTCACCGTCGACAAGCCCGTCGTCACCAACTGGCACACCGCGCCGAAGGACGCCGTCCCCCTCGGCTGA
- a CDS encoding Bcr/CflA family multidrug efflux MFS transporter: MSERGPAAAPTHASSPASPSAAEAPTTQSPPMTPVTPGAPTGPIPPVADGPAPAAAAPLAAARRTGLLVTFVLGGLTALPPLSMDMYLPALPEVTDALHSPAATIQLTLTACLAGMALGQLVIGPMSDKWGRRRPLLAGMVVYVLATALCALAPTAGSLIAFRLLQGLAGAAAIVIARAVVRDLYDGVEMARFFSTLMLISGVAPIVAPLIGGQVLRFSDWRGVFAVLTVVGLALTLVVWRSLGETLPPERRHTGGVGAALRTMRGLLGDRVFTGYTLAGGFAFAVLFSYISASPFVVQEIYGASPQAFSLLFGLNSVGLIAVGQVNGKLLVGRVSLDKALAVGLGVITAASVSLLLMSTGVFGEVGLVPIAAGLFVLMSAMGLVMPNTNAQALMRTPHAAGSASALIGTSSFLVGAVASPLVGIAGESTAVPMAVVQLVCSLLAVACFVGLCRPWQQREPQAA, translated from the coding sequence ATGTCGGAGAGAGGCCCCGCGGCGGCCCCCACGCACGCGTCGTCGCCCGCATCACCCTCCGCCGCCGAAGCCCCCACAACCCAGAGCCCTCCGATGACCCCGGTCACCCCCGGCGCCCCCACCGGGCCGATACCCCCGGTGGCCGACGGGCCGGCTCCCGCGGCGGCCGCTCCCCTGGCGGCCGCCCGCCGCACCGGTCTGCTGGTCACCTTCGTCCTCGGCGGGCTCACCGCCCTGCCCCCGCTGTCGATGGACATGTACCTCCCGGCCCTGCCGGAGGTCACCGACGCCCTGCACAGCCCGGCCGCGACGATCCAGCTCACCCTCACCGCCTGCCTCGCCGGCATGGCGCTGGGCCAGCTCGTGATCGGCCCGATGAGCGACAAGTGGGGCCGCCGCCGGCCCCTGCTGGCCGGCATGGTCGTCTACGTCCTGGCCACCGCGCTGTGCGCGCTCGCGCCGACCGCCGGGTCGCTGATCGCCTTCCGGCTGCTCCAGGGCCTGGCCGGGGCGGCCGCGATCGTCATCGCGCGGGCCGTCGTGCGCGACCTGTACGACGGGGTCGAGATGGCCCGGTTCTTCTCCACCCTGATGCTGATCTCCGGGGTCGCGCCGATCGTCGCGCCGCTCATCGGCGGACAGGTGCTGCGCTTCTCCGACTGGCGCGGGGTCTTCGCCGTGCTCACCGTGGTCGGCCTCGCGCTGACCCTGGTCGTCTGGCGCAGCCTCGGCGAGACGCTGCCGCCCGAACGGCGGCACACGGGCGGGGTGGGAGCGGCGCTGCGGACCATGCGCGGACTGCTCGGCGACCGCGTCTTCACCGGCTACACCCTGGCCGGCGGCTTCGCCTTCGCCGTGCTCTTCTCCTACATCTCGGCCTCGCCCTTCGTGGTGCAGGAGATCTACGGGGCCTCGCCGCAGGCCTTCAGCCTGCTGTTCGGGCTGAACTCCGTCGGCCTGATCGCCGTGGGCCAGGTCAACGGCAAGCTGCTGGTCGGCCGGGTCAGCCTGGACAAGGCCCTGGCGGTCGGTCTGGGCGTCATCACGGCCGCGTCGGTGTCGCTGCTGCTGATGTCGACCGGCGTCTTCGGCGAGGTGGGGCTGGTCCCGATCGCCGCCGGGCTGTTCGTGCTGATGTCGGCGATGGGCCTGGTGATGCCGAACACGAACGCGCAGGCGCTGATGCGCACGCCGCACGCCGCGGGATCGGCCTCCGCCCTCATCGGCACCTCCTCGTTCCTGGTCGGCGCCGTCGCCTCACCGCTGGTGGGGATCGCGGGCGAGTCCACCGCGGTGCCCATGGCGGTCGTCCAGTTGGTCTGCTCGCTGCTGGCCGTGGCCTGCTTCGTCGGCCTGTGCCGGCCCTGGCAGCAGCGCGAGCCGCAGGCGGCGTAG
- a CDS encoding SDR family oxidoreductase, with product MNESGKKTAVVTGAGSGIGRSVALTLAAAGWAVAAAGRRPGPLEETAAAAGPGADVFPVRADVGDPDDVTALFAAVRERWGRLDLLFNNAGTFGPGGVPLEDITYEAWRTVVDVNLTGAFLCAQAAFRQMKDQDPRGGRIINNGSISAHVPRPNSVAYTATKHAMTGLTKSLSLDGRPYDIACGQIDIGNAATEMTERMETGILQANGELAAEPVMDAADVARTVLHMAELPLGANVQFATVMATNMPYIGRG from the coding sequence ATGAACGAAAGTGGGAAGAAGACCGCCGTGGTGACCGGGGCCGGCTCCGGGATCGGCCGTTCCGTGGCCCTGACCCTCGCCGCCGCCGGCTGGGCCGTGGCCGCGGCCGGCCGCCGGCCCGGACCGCTGGAGGAGACCGCGGCCGCCGCCGGGCCCGGCGCCGACGTGTTCCCCGTCCGGGCCGACGTCGGCGATCCGGACGACGTGACCGCGCTGTTCGCGGCGGTGCGCGAGCGGTGGGGCCGCCTGGACCTCCTCTTCAACAACGCGGGCACCTTCGGACCGGGCGGCGTCCCCCTGGAGGACATCACCTACGAGGCCTGGCGGACGGTGGTGGACGTCAACCTGACCGGCGCCTTCCTGTGCGCCCAGGCCGCGTTCCGCCAGATGAAGGACCAGGACCCGCGGGGCGGCCGGATCATCAACAACGGCTCGATCTCGGCGCACGTACCGCGCCCGAACTCCGTCGCCTACACGGCCACCAAGCACGCGATGACCGGACTGACGAAGTCCCTGTCCCTCGACGGCCGCCCGTACGACATCGCCTGCGGCCAGATCGACATCGGCAACGCCGCGACCGAGATGACCGAGCGGATGGAGACCGGCATCCTCCAGGCCAACGGAGAGCTCGCGGCCGAACCGGTCATGGACGCGGCCGACGTGGCCCGCACCGTCCTGCACATGGCCGAACTGCCGCTCGGGGCCAACGTGCAGTTCGCGACGGTGATGGCGACGAACATGCCGTACATCGGGCGCGGCTGA
- a CDS encoding PhzF family phenazine biosynthesis protein → MTNDVLRYTAFSRDPQGGNPAGVVLDAEGLDDAAMLAVAAELGYSETAFLTAPPRGLAGEPGRTFTVRYFSPRTEVPFCGHATVATAVALGERIGPGELVLATRAGTVPVSVTSEDGALRAVLTSVEPHTEEIADADLAEALAALGWPPADLDPAFPPRIAYAGARHLVLGAATRARLADLAYDFDRLAALMRRMDLVTVQLVHRAGPTEFHVRNPFPVGGVVEDPATGAAAAAFGAYAREAGLVPDDAVLTLHQGADMGRPGVLTVELRAGDPRVRVGGTGVRIG, encoded by the coding sequence ATGACGAACGACGTGCTGCGCTACACCGCCTTCTCCCGCGACCCGCAAGGCGGCAACCCCGCCGGGGTCGTGCTCGACGCGGAGGGCCTGGACGACGCCGCGATGCTGGCCGTCGCCGCCGAGCTCGGCTACAGCGAGACCGCCTTCCTGACCGCGCCCCCGCGGGGACTGGCCGGCGAGCCGGGCCGGACCTTCACGGTGCGCTACTTCAGCCCCCGGACCGAGGTCCCCTTCTGCGGGCACGCCACCGTGGCCACCGCCGTCGCGCTGGGCGAGCGGATCGGGCCGGGAGAGCTCGTCCTCGCGACCCGGGCCGGGACCGTGCCGGTCTCGGTCACCTCCGAGGACGGGGCGCTGCGGGCCGTGCTGACCAGCGTCGAGCCGCACACCGAGGAGATCGCGGACGCCGACCTCGCCGAGGCACTCGCCGCGCTGGGCTGGCCCCCGGCCGACCTCGACCCGGCGTTCCCGCCGCGGATCGCCTACGCCGGAGCCCGGCACCTGGTGCTCGGCGCCGCGACCCGGGCCCGGCTCGCCGACCTCGCCTACGACTTCGACCGGCTGGCGGCCCTGATGCGGCGCATGGACCTGGTCACGGTCCAGCTGGTGCACCGGGCGGGCCCGACGGAGTTCCACGTGCGCAACCCCTTCCCGGTCGGCGGCGTCGTCGAGGACCCCGCGACGGGAGCGGCGGCGGCCGCCTTCGGCGCGTACGCGCGGGAGGCCGGCCTGGTGCCGGACGACGCGGTGCTGACCCTGCACCAGGGAGCCGACATGGGCCGCCCGGGGGTGCTCACCGTGGAACTGCGCGCGGGCGACCCGCGGGTGCGGGTCGGCGGCACGGGCGTACGGATCGGCTGA
- the efeU gene encoding iron uptake transporter permease EfeU yields MFGNYLIGLREGLEASLVVCILVAYLVKTGRRDALRPVWTGIAIACGISLAFGALLTFGSQELTFEAQELLGGSLSIVSVGLVTWMVFWMKRTARHLKAELQGKLDAALAMGTGALVATAFLAVGREGLETALFVWASVRASGEGSSAPLIGVLLGIATAIVLGWLFYRGALRINLAKFFTWTGGMLVIVAAGVLAYGVHDLQEARFLGGLNSRAFDISATIPPDSWYGTLLKGVFNFQPDPTVLQLVVWLLYVVPVLALFLAGSRRPPAPTPRTAPVSTADVG; encoded by the coding sequence GTGTTCGGCAACTATCTGATCGGTCTGCGCGAGGGGCTCGAAGCGAGCCTCGTCGTCTGCATCCTGGTGGCCTACCTGGTCAAGACCGGCCGCCGGGACGCCCTGCGCCCGGTGTGGACCGGCATCGCGATCGCCTGCGGGATCTCGCTCGCGTTCGGCGCCCTGCTCACCTTCGGCAGCCAGGAGCTGACGTTCGAGGCGCAGGAGCTGCTCGGCGGCAGCCTGTCCATCGTCTCGGTGGGCCTGGTGACCTGGATGGTCTTCTGGATGAAGCGCACCGCGCGGCACCTGAAGGCCGAGCTCCAGGGCAAGCTCGACGCGGCCCTCGCGATGGGCACCGGCGCGCTCGTCGCCACCGCCTTCCTGGCGGTGGGCCGCGAGGGCCTGGAGACCGCCCTGTTCGTGTGGGCGTCGGTACGGGCGAGCGGCGAGGGGTCCTCGGCGCCGCTGATCGGGGTGCTGCTCGGCATCGCCACCGCGATCGTGCTGGGCTGGCTCTTCTACCGGGGCGCGCTCAGGATCAACCTGGCGAAGTTCTTCACCTGGACCGGCGGCATGCTGGTGATCGTCGCGGCGGGCGTCCTCGCGTACGGGGTGCACGACCTCCAGGAGGCCCGCTTCCTGGGCGGCCTGAACTCCCGGGCCTTCGACATCAGCGCCACGATCCCCCCGGACAGCTGGTACGGGACCCTGCTCAAGGGCGTGTTCAACTTCCAGCCCGACCCGACGGTGCTCCAGCTCGTCGTGTGGCTGCTGTACGTGGTCCCGGTGCTCGCGCTGTTCCTCGCCGGCTCGCGCCGGCCGCCCGCGCCGACGCCCCGGACCGCCCCCGTCTCCACGGCCGACGTCGGCTGA